From Demequina lutea, a single genomic window includes:
- a CDS encoding beta-glucosidase, translating into MTVTERERRAVGIVAELDLATKVRLLSGRDFWTTEPLPEHDVPSVMMTDGPHGLRKQDASSDNIGMFASVPATCFPTASALASTWSPALAEEVGVALGRECVTADVALLLGPGLNIKRHPAGGRNFEYFSEDPLISGRMAGAMVRGIQGQGVGACLKHYAVNSQESDRFRVDTIVDERTLRELYLTGFEIAARESRPWAVMSSYNRVNGEHVGESVRLAREKLRTEFGFDGLLISDWLAVSDRVAGVRAGLDLEMPSSHGTWDTQVIDAVRSDALDESLVDEACARVIGFALRAGEAREARAADADEAHPLDLDSHHADPHQAATHHDLARRVAAASTVLLTNNGTLPLDSADGLAVIGAFARTPRFQGAGSSLVNATRVTTALDACAERGAEVTFALGYDASTGETNDALVADAVAAATGASAVLLMVGLPATSETEGLDRTHLDLPQGQVRLIEAVAAANPRTIVAVSAGAPVHMDWAELPAAVLLSYLGGQASGEALIDIILGAAEPSGRLAESIPTRVEDLPSHANFATHPTQVEHREALNVGYRFHDTWGVPARFAFGHGLGYATFEFGAPRAALTGRAATVTVPVTNTGKRAGTAVVQVYVHALASAIQRPAQELKGFASLTLEPGETATTTVELDERAFAVYDASSARWAVEAGDYEIRVSASSVDVRGTTVVSIKSGDRLTPMPFLAGPVASDAEWEALLGRPAPTPRPLLPFNRESTVADLLLTWAGRLLRQQLLRAISKAMGVDTDDVNQTTADAYADGISLRGIAAGSEGRVTLRGLGAIIGTLNVLAGPRAWRRLP; encoded by the coding sequence GTGACCGTTACCGAGCGCGAGCGAAGGGCCGTCGGCATCGTCGCCGAACTGGACCTCGCCACCAAGGTGCGCCTCTTGTCGGGCCGCGACTTCTGGACCACCGAGCCGCTGCCAGAACACGACGTGCCGTCGGTGATGATGACCGATGGCCCCCATGGGCTGCGCAAGCAAGACGCCTCGAGCGACAACATCGGCATGTTCGCGTCCGTGCCCGCCACGTGCTTCCCCACCGCGTCGGCCCTCGCCTCGACGTGGAGTCCCGCGCTCGCCGAGGAGGTGGGCGTCGCCCTTGGCCGTGAGTGCGTGACGGCCGACGTCGCGCTGCTGCTTGGCCCCGGCCTCAACATCAAGAGGCACCCCGCGGGCGGGCGCAACTTCGAGTACTTCTCCGAGGACCCGCTGATCAGCGGGCGCATGGCAGGCGCGATGGTGCGCGGCATCCAGGGCCAAGGAGTAGGGGCCTGCCTCAAGCATTACGCGGTCAACAGCCAGGAGTCCGACCGGTTCCGCGTCGACACGATCGTGGACGAGCGGACGCTGCGCGAGTTGTACCTCACGGGCTTCGAGATCGCCGCGCGCGAGTCGCGGCCGTGGGCCGTGATGTCGAGCTATAACAGGGTCAACGGCGAGCACGTGGGCGAATCCGTCCGGCTCGCTCGCGAGAAATTGCGCACCGAGTTCGGCTTTGACGGTCTCCTCATTTCCGATTGGCTCGCCGTCTCCGACAGGGTCGCGGGCGTGAGGGCCGGCCTCGACCTCGAGATGCCAAGCAGCCACGGGACCTGGGACACCCAGGTGATCGACGCCGTACGTTCCGACGCTCTCGACGAGTCTCTCGTTGACGAGGCGTGCGCCCGGGTCATCGGTTTCGCACTGCGCGCAGGCGAGGCGCGTGAGGCCCGCGCGGCCGACGCCGACGAGGCCCACCCGCTCGACCTCGATTCTCACCACGCCGACCCTCACCAGGCCGCTACTCATCACGACCTCGCGCGCCGGGTGGCCGCCGCGAGCACCGTCCTGCTCACCAACAACGGCACCCTCCCCCTCGACAGCGCCGACGGGCTGGCCGTCATCGGCGCGTTCGCCCGGACGCCGCGCTTTCAGGGAGCGGGTAGCTCGCTTGTCAACGCGACCCGCGTCACGACCGCGCTCGACGCTTGTGCCGAGCGAGGCGCCGAGGTCACTTTCGCCCTCGGCTACGACGCGTCCACGGGCGAAACAAACGACGCCCTGGTGGCCGATGCCGTAGCCGCCGCCACCGGAGCATCGGCCGTGCTCCTCATGGTGGGCCTGCCAGCGACCTCCGAGACCGAGGGCCTGGATCGCACCCACCTCGACCTCCCCCAGGGCCAGGTCCGCCTCATCGAGGCGGTCGCCGCCGCAAACCCGCGCACCATCGTCGCCGTGTCCGCTGGCGCCCCCGTCCACATGGATTGGGCGGAACTTCCGGCCGCGGTATTGCTGTCCTACCTGGGAGGACAGGCATCGGGAGAGGCGCTGATCGACATCATTCTCGGCGCCGCGGAACCCAGCGGACGCCTGGCCGAGTCCATCCCGACGCGCGTCGAGGACCTCCCCTCGCACGCCAACTTCGCGACGCATCCCACCCAGGTGGAACACCGCGAGGCCCTCAACGTGGGCTACCGCTTCCACGACACGTGGGGGGTGCCCGCGCGCTTCGCCTTTGGTCACGGGCTGGGATATGCGACGTTCGAGTTCGGGGCGCCAAGGGCGGCACTGACCGGCCGGGCAGCCACCGTGACCGTCCCCGTGACGAACACCGGCAAGAGAGCCGGAACCGCGGTGGTCCAGGTCTATGTTCACGCGCTCGCATCTGCGATTCAGCGCCCCGCCCAGGAACTCAAGGGTTTCGCGTCGCTCACCCTCGAGCCGGGCGAGACAGCCACGACCACCGTCGAACTGGATGAGCGGGCGTTCGCCGTCTACGACGCGTCATCCGCACGGTGGGCGGTCGAGGCGGGTGACTACGAGATCAGGGTGAGCGCCTCCTCGGTCGACGTGCGCGGCACGACGGTGGTGAGCATCAAGAGCGGCGATCGGCTGACGCCGATGCCCTTCCTTGCGGGGCCGGTTGCGAGTGATGCGGAGTGGGAGGCACTGCTGGGACGCCCAGCGCCGACGCCGCGCCCACTGCTTCCCTTCAACCGCGAGTCCACCGTCGCCGACCTGCTCCTGACGTGGGCGGGTCGCCTCCTGAGGCAACAGTTGCTGCGCGCGATATCGAAGGCGATGGGCGTCGACACGGACGACGTCAACCAGACCACCGCGGACGCCTACGCGGATGGCATTTCCTTGCGCGGCATCGCGGCCGGCTCGGAGGGTCGCGTCACGCTACGCGGGCTTGGCGCGATCATCGGCACCCTCAACGTGCTCGCGGGGCCGCGCGCCTGGCGACGTCTGCCCTGA
- a CDS encoding MFS transporter, with product MTAPTRTTRRAWLVFAAAGAAYLIAIVHRTALGVAGVEALARFHIGATGLAALSIAQIATYAALQPPAGRLLDKWGPRTMMVAGSLLMAGGQALLAVNHDYKVALIARVLIGAGDAPIFITASRLVAHWFPPRRAPMMVQLTAQIGQLGQLTTAIPVAWLLHAQGWSPTFLTLAGLGVVAAALVSGVRAPTDADRAGSAALSEVRARGTVSKAGVRLGFWTHFTALFSANTIALLWGVPFFITAQGRSPAEASVLLTVLTLSKFAVSPLVGTATARHPLRRSWLVLTFAGITAVAWTALLLQSTPRPMWQLVVFVAVIAAGGPVSLVGLDYARTFADHDHLGAANGRVNTGGFVSTIAAVGLIGLVLQLAAPDGNYDLHAYRLAFASLALPWAVGVMGILRNRKQARADWAADGVIIPPVRDALAQRKARRTR from the coding sequence GTGACCGCACCCACCCGCACCACCCGCCGTGCGTGGCTGGTCTTCGCCGCCGCGGGGGCCGCGTACCTGATCGCGATCGTGCACCGCACCGCGCTGGGCGTGGCGGGAGTCGAGGCCCTCGCCCGCTTCCACATTGGTGCCACGGGGTTGGCCGCGCTGTCCATCGCACAAATTGCGACGTACGCGGCACTACAACCTCCCGCGGGACGGCTGCTCGACAAGTGGGGCCCGCGCACGATGATGGTCGCGGGCTCACTTCTCATGGCCGGGGGCCAGGCGCTCCTGGCCGTCAACCACGATTACAAGGTCGCGCTCATCGCGCGCGTCCTGATCGGCGCGGGGGACGCCCCCATCTTCATCACCGCTTCGCGCCTAGTGGCGCACTGGTTCCCTCCCCGAAGGGCGCCGATGATGGTGCAACTCACGGCACAGATCGGCCAACTGGGACAGCTCACCACCGCCATTCCCGTCGCGTGGCTGTTGCACGCGCAGGGCTGGTCACCCACGTTCCTGACGCTGGCCGGTCTTGGCGTCGTGGCGGCCGCGCTCGTGTCTGGCGTGCGCGCGCCGACCGATGCGGATAGGGCCGGCTCGGCCGCGTTGTCCGAGGTGCGAGCGCGCGGAACCGTCTCCAAGGCCGGGGTGAGGCTCGGCTTCTGGACGCACTTCACCGCGCTGTTTTCGGCGAACACCATCGCCCTGTTATGGGGCGTGCCGTTCTTCATCACGGCCCAAGGTCGCAGCCCCGCGGAGGCGAGCGTCTTGCTCACCGTGCTCACGCTCAGCAAGTTTGCGGTGAGCCCCTTGGTGGGCACCGCGACCGCCAGGCACCCCTTGAGACGCTCCTGGCTGGTACTGACCTTTGCCGGGATCACCGCCGTGGCGTGGACGGCCCTGCTCTTGCAGTCGACCCCGCGGCCGATGTGGCAACTCGTGGTCTTCGTCGCCGTCATCGCCGCCGGGGGCCCCGTGTCGCTCGTTGGCCTCGACTACGCGCGCACGTTCGCCGACCACGATCACCTGGGCGCGGCGAACGGCAGGGTCAATACCGGCGGCTTCGTGTCGACCATCGCGGCGGTGGGCCTCATCGGGCTCGTGCTGCAGTTGGCTGCACCCGATGGCAACTACGACCTGCACGCGTACCGACTGGCTTTCGCGTCGCTCGCGCTGCCGTGGGCGGTGGGCGTGATGGGCATCCTGAGAAATCGCAAGCAGGCGCGCGCCGACTGGGCGGCCGATGGCGTGATCATTCCTCCCGTGAGGGACGCCTTGGCGCAACGCAAGGCACGTCGCACCCGATAG
- a CDS encoding permease prefix domain 1-containing protein: MTDALDTQIDLWRAHMERRATVTTTDVDELEDHLRGHIESLTAAGLSDDEAFLVAMKRLGSQDDIAHEFARENSKRLWKQLVLGASEDEARGARASGWLPAVLFAVAGAALVRLPLFGDINGWAGESYARAAGVIGLAAVVAYLLWRNAPGRTLTAAVAGGMAALAALALMYPLRAGGDAFISTMLHVPVAAWLLVGLAYAGDRWRTTEGRMDFVRFTGEWVIYMTLLALGGGVLMGISALVASAAGVDPATVLTEWILPCGVGGAAVIATWLVEAKRSVIENMAPVLARVFTPLFTLTFGVLLVVVLASGNILNLDRNLLAVCNAILVLAAGLVLYSLTARSDDARTGWFDWLQVALVTGALALDLLALVNIVTRIGDGGWTFNRTVVLGANLILLANLAVSAWLLIRVTRDEGGAVLRLERWQTALLPVYGVWVLVVIVVLPPAFSLLKT; the protein is encoded by the coding sequence CGAGCTTGAGGACCACCTCCGCGGCCACATCGAGTCGCTCACGGCCGCGGGACTCAGCGACGACGAGGCCTTCCTTGTCGCCATGAAGCGCCTGGGCAGCCAGGACGACATCGCGCACGAATTCGCTCGCGAAAACTCCAAACGGCTGTGGAAGCAACTCGTGCTCGGCGCCTCGGAGGACGAGGCTCGAGGCGCACGCGCAAGCGGATGGCTCCCCGCCGTGCTCTTCGCCGTCGCCGGCGCAGCGCTCGTGCGGCTGCCCCTCTTCGGCGACATCAACGGCTGGGCGGGCGAGTCGTACGCGCGGGCCGCGGGTGTCATCGGCCTGGCAGCCGTCGTCGCCTACCTCTTATGGCGCAACGCTCCTGGACGCACGCTGACCGCCGCGGTCGCGGGTGGCATGGCCGCTCTCGCGGCGCTTGCGCTCATGTATCCGCTCCGCGCCGGAGGGGACGCCTTCATCTCGACGATGCTTCACGTTCCGGTGGCCGCGTGGCTGCTCGTCGGCCTCGCGTACGCGGGCGACCGCTGGCGCACCACGGAAGGCCGCATGGACTTCGTGAGGTTCACGGGCGAGTGGGTCATCTACATGACGCTGCTGGCGCTGGGCGGCGGAGTGCTCATGGGGATCAGCGCCCTCGTCGCATCGGCGGCGGGGGTGGATCCCGCCACGGTCCTCACCGAGTGGATCCTTCCGTGCGGCGTCGGCGGCGCCGCCGTGATCGCCACGTGGCTGGTCGAGGCGAAGCGCTCGGTGATCGAGAACATGGCGCCCGTGCTCGCACGCGTCTTCACTCCCCTCTTCACCCTCACCTTCGGCGTGCTCCTGGTGGTCGTGCTCGCGTCGGGGAACATTCTCAATCTCGACAGGAATCTGCTCGCGGTCTGCAACGCGATCCTGGTGCTCGCGGCCGGACTTGTCCTCTACAGCCTCACTGCCAGGTCGGACGATGCCCGTACCGGCTGGTTCGACTGGCTGCAGGTGGCACTCGTGACGGGGGCGCTCGCGCTAGACCTTCTCGCGCTCGTCAACATCGTGACGCGCATCGGCGACGGCGGCTGGACCTTTAACCGCACCGTGGTGCTCGGGGCCAACCTGATCCTGCTGGCCAACCTCGCGGTGAGCGCGTGGCTTCTCATCCGCGTAACGCGGGACGAAGGTGGGGCCGTGCTGCGGCTCGAACGCTGGCAAACGGCGCTTTTGCCGGTCTACGGGGTGTGGGTGCTCGTCGTGATCGTGGTGCTACCACCCGCGTTCTCACTCCTCAAGACGTAG